TATCTCCTACCAGTAACCAACAGCGATGGCGAAAAGAGGGAGGAAACCACACGAGACGCTTTCGTGAGCACCGCAATTTAAATCCGAGGGAGCGGACAAAGTTTCTTGAGAGAGAGCTCCTCCCTCCCACGACGCGCCCGTGCCCCCGACCACCACCCCACGCGTCCCGTTCGAATCTCTCACACGAAACCCACGAGCCAGGGACAAGAAACCATCGACGAGAACGGGAATGGACGCCGCCGCTGCCGAGAAGGAGACGGACGCCGGCGGGCCACGCAAGAAGCCGGCCGCCGGCGCCGGGAAGCGGTGGGACGGCGAGGGCGCCGCGCGGGGCCGCGACGACTCGCCGGCGGCGCCCCGCGAGGACGCCGGGAAGGACGGGGCGCTGGCGGAGTGCGCCGTCTCGTGCTGCGTCTTCTGCGCGTGCCTGCCCGTGGCCGTGCTCTGCTGCGTGGCGCGCGCGCCCGTCCGCGCCGCGCGCCGGTGCTGGCGgctgaggcggcggcggcgcccggcgcgGCGCCTCGCGCCCGGAGGGTCCTCGTCCTTCTCCGACGCCGAGCTCGGGGACCTCCGGCAGGGGCGGGTGCGGACAATGGCGGAGGAGGACAACGGCCGGGCCGGATCGCCGGCGTCTCCGCGGCAACCGCCCCCGCGGGAGGATCGGAGGAGATAGGTAGCGAGTTTGTTAGTTAGGCTGATTGGTTTTTCTCCAGTTTTGCTGTGATCTGCCAAGTAGGATGATGAGCCGTTTCGATCTGtgcggcctctctctctctctcttttcgcTTTCTTTCATTCTCTCATTCTCGCCGTCGGTTAGTGGTTAGCTCACGCCGATGATCAGCCAGAAATTTCGGCAAAGAAGCAAGGTTGCTGCCCAGTGCACATTCGGCACCACATTGCCTtgtccagatttttcaatctacTGTAGATTGTAGTCTAGATGATTTGGGATGATTTATTGGTTTGAGATGGTTGCGCCAAAAATAAAGCGAGTGCATTACTGTACTCTTACCTCTCCCATCACTGTCTGCCCTAAAAACACTGGTAGTGGTATGGTATCACGGGCTTTATCTCATGGAAAGCCGGTGAAAACTGCGAGTGGGCACGAACTGCTGCTACCAGCACTGCTGAGGAAAAATGACCCGTTGCAGTTCGTCAGTTAAGAGTCAAACATGCGATCCATTATTAAACAACGTCTTAATTCTCTCTTTCAATGAGAGGCCACTGCAATTACTACCAGTATTAAACAACCAAGGGGGTGTCTGACACGGCGAGCAGTTAACAAATTAACTTTGTACTGCCATCCCCACCTGGACGATCAGGAGGTCAGTGTTAAAGAAACCAGCAGCCTGCCGAAAGGTGCCCCCTCCGAATCCAATCCTAGTTTTGGAGCATCAGAGAATCGACAGCCCTACTTAGCAAACTCGGCCCTCTAAACGACACTCCCGGTTAGTGTCGGGGTGTGTCCGTTTGAGACTTGCTACACGGACGACACTTCACTGACGATACACGCACGACGCTGCATATCCCACCATCCATGCAAAAGACCAAACTGCAGAAAGCTGTTAGATTAGCCATCGTGCAAGCATCGTCCCAGCAAACGTCGTGTGTGAAGTAATTTCGGTCCGTTTTGCCATACTGTTCACTTTATCCTTATATTCCGGTCATTTGTATGTGATTGGTGAAGATAAAGTGAAAAAAAAAGGTATGGAGTGGTCCACCTCTTACGTGGCGGATTTACTGGGTCATCTACGATCCCTCGTATCCTCCCTGCATTTGACATTTGATCTTAATACGAGAATTTACTGGGTCGTCTGCGATCCCTCGTATCCTCCCTGCATTTGATCTTAATACGAGGATTTGCTGACAGTTTGGATGTATAGTGATGATATAAAAAGTCCGATTGGGCCCTTTTTTTTCTTCGCTCTGTTGTCCGGTCACTGACATGGCAATGTTTGAGgaggctggctggctggctggctggctgtagatgctcttgCCTAACTACCTAGAAAAAACTTTGGAGCATGGCGTACCACGAGTTGTCTTGATACGCGGGCACGCCGCGACATGGCATGCATTGTGCAAGCAGCGCACTCTTTATTTACTACGCACCCCTTTTTCATTCCTAGATAGAAACACTCTTTATTTACTCGAGCGGGACGAGACGAGCATCATCACTTAATCAGCGCCTCGCCCCGGTCCAGTCCAGGTCACGCGGTGTCCGACAATGAGTCGATGATCCGAGGCCGCGAGCAGTCCCGTCCAGACGCGCGAACGAGTGAGTGGAGAGAGACTCCGCCGGGCAGCGAACCGAGGGTAATTAATTGCGCAAGGCGGACACGCAGGTGCCGTCGCTGTCGACTCGGGCTTGCCGGGTGGCGGTGACGCGGCCGGGGTGCCGACCCCGCGACAGCAAAGCTAGCTCGGCGCGTCCGAGTGCGCGTGCAAGCTGCGCCCGAGATTCTATGGATATCGGTTGGGTGGGCATATACCTTCACCCGCCCACCACGGTTGCAGCAAAGAGGAGACGCGTCACCATCTTGGTACGATGCCACGGGGTGACCTGTGACCGTGACCCCGGTGCGCGCGCCGTCGGTGGCAAATCTCTTCCGTGTCATGGCCACGCCGGCCGGTGGGCGGTGGCGGAACCAAGCCCTGCGTACATTGGAACGTACATTATCTTCCAGGTGGATCGAGACTAATGGCCTAACCACGCCAATGACCGTCCCTGATTGCAGTGTCACTCGATAAAAAAGGACGGAACGCCTGCGAATAAAGAGTGGTCATCATCCACATGTTCAACAGAACATATACCTCTTCTCATCTTCAAAAAAGAACATATACCTGCCTTTCTAAGTGCAAGAAAGAGTGGTCCATCGTACAGATGCCCGACACAACATGTGCCTGTATTTCTTCTTTTCACAAGTAAAGAAATACCTTAACTCGTGTACACATCTTCAAGACATGTGTTCCACAACAGGAATCTTATCTTGGCGGGAAAAGCTGTAAACAAACTCCCAACCCGAATGTGTATGTTGAGAAATGCATCAAGTAGTATGTCAAGACCCATACATATATGAtaaattatactccctccgtccggaaatacttgtcattgaagtggatgtatctagatgtatttttgttctagatacattcattttcatccattttgatgacaagtatttccggacggagggagtaggaaaCAAAACTTGACACTGTCATAGAAGGAATACAGGAGCAATGATGCTCCCAGCGATCTATTGTACATGTGGTTAAAAAGAACAGCCAGAAATAAAACGCATCAGATTGGACTATCATCTGAACCCTACAACAATAACCACCTCCGGTCCATCTT
The Aegilops tauschii subsp. strangulata cultivar AL8/78 chromosome 3, Aet v6.0, whole genome shotgun sequence genome window above contains:
- the LOC109764920 gene encoding uncharacterized protein, coding for MDAAAAEKETDAGGPRKKPAAGAGKRWDGEGAARGRDDSPAAPREDAGKDGALAECAVSCCVFCACLPVAVLCCVARAPVRAARRCWRLRRRRRPARRLAPGGSSSFSDAELGDLRQGRVRTMAEEDNGRAGSPASPRQPPPREDRRR